Genomic segment of Paenibacillus sp. FSL R5-0623:
TGTGACAAAGAGGAAGGTCTTGCCTGTCGAGCGCTTGATCTCAAGCAGCTCCAATTGAAGCTTTTCTTTGGTGAATTCGTCCAGGGCCGAAAAGGGTTCATCCATGAGCAGCAATGGCGGATCAAGCGCAAGGGCACGTGCAATGGATACACGTTGCTGCATCCCGCCACTGAGCTGCCATGGATAATGGTCTGCGAAGCGGGTTAACCCTACCATTTCAAGCAGTTCACCGCTAATGCGGCGGCACTCCTTCCGGCGGGTACCCAGCAGTTCCAAGGGTAATTCCACATTGTGACGAACGGTGCGCCAATCGAACAAGGCGGGTGTCTGAAAGACAATGCCGAACTGTCGCTGTAGTCGAGCCCGCTCAGGCTCCTGACCTGCAATGCGTACGGTACCTGAGGTAGGTTGAAGCAGATCACCTACCAGCCGGAGCAAGGTCGACTTGCCACACCCGGAAGGGCCCAGCAGAGAGGCAAACTCATTGGACTGGATCTGGAATGTAACATCCGACAAGGCAGTGACTTGTTGTGTACCTGTTCCAAAAACAACGGACACATGATCTACATCAATATGGCAGGCTTCGGGGACTGTGGCTGAGGGTGCGGAGGACATGGGCATTCTCCTTTGTGGGAAGTTATTTTCATTGCACACCAAGGCTGAATGGGAGGTTTATATACACAAACGTAACAGGTTTTGCTTGTTAGATAATACTATATCGCTTTGGGCGGGGATTACATTATACAGTGTGTTTTGAGTATGGGCCCGTTCATGTTACACAATGTAAAATGAGACCCATTCTCAGATGTATTCATGTGAGTTTCCTTGGTAGAAAGCTAACATATATTTCACCTAACAATAAGCGTACGATCATTTGTATTTATTGAATGAATATTCGGAAAATATGACATATCCCCTCGTATTCTTGTTCGTTTTCTTGTATAAAGATTGAATATAGAATCCAGAAATCGGGGTGGTCATGATGTTTGATTGGCTGGGATGGAGAAAAGGATTGCCGCTGTGGCGATCGTATCGGTTGAACGCACATATGAAGGAAGATGTGGAACAGATTTTTGAGGGGATTGCCGAAACGAGACGGCAGCTTATGATGGACTGGGCAGATGAACAATGGAATCACCTGGACCGCTTGCTCCAACAGATACAGTCAGTTCAATTACCGGATGTATTACAAGATTCACAGCAACTAAGCAAACTAGATGCATGGTTTCAATCCAGTTATATTCGAGCCGTAGACAGTACGGAGCTATTCATGCTGAACGAACAGAATCAGGTGGTATTCTCTACATATAAGAAACATATTGGACAGATCTATGAAAATTACGAAGCTTTAATTGGACCAGGATTGAAATACTCCAGAGCAGATCGTCATGGCAAAAAATGCTTGTATGGCCCTTATTCCGATCCACTGACGTTGGATATTGGACCACGCTCGTCCGCTTTTCACGATGATGTCACCTTGCTGTTTATCAACCCAATTCTACAGGAAGGTCGATATGTTGGTTCATTATGCAGTCGTGTTCCCGGGGATGTACTCGGTGACCTGATTCAACGAGAATCAGGCCATATCTATCCTGATTCCGGTGACAATTACCTCTTTATGGCTGAGTCGATATTACGGCCCCATCTGCAACCCGGTACCGCCTTGTCCCGAAGCCGCTTCGAGGATCGTACTTTTACACATGGGGAAAATCTCAAAGATGGTGTCACCACCGAATGGGGTATCGTTTCCGTTAAGGAGCATACCGAGCTGGAACTCATGTTCACTGATCCGTCGACCGGAGAACTGCACCCCGGAGTAGCAAACACCATTCAGAATGGTTCCAATCTGTTTGTAGCTTTTCCCGGCTACTCGGATTACCGCCATATTTCTGTGATAGGCAAAGGCATCACCTTCCAGCTGCCACACTGTCCTGATCGCTGGGGTATGATGTGTGAAGGGGATCTGGAGGAAGTGTATCGGATACGAAGCATCGGCTGGCGCCAGTTCAAGCAGCACAGTCTCTTCACGCTTTTGTCAGGCGTTGCAGGAGCCGCCCTTGTTTATGCCTTCACTGGTAGTGGTTGGAGCGCGGCAGCAATGGCAGTTTTTAATGTGTTATTCGGATTCTACACTGCATTACAGCTGCATCGCACCCAATATCGACGAGTTCATGAAGACTTGCGTCGCATCAGCCGATTTATTCGAATTAACGCCGAAGGCAGGGGTGATCTGACCCAGCGCCTGAACACGTCTGCTTTTGCCCAAGACGAATCGGGTGAACTGGCGAAGTGGATCAACAACATGATTGACTCTCTGGAAGGCATTATGCTGAAGGTACAACTTGCCACGGTAGACGTTATGGATAACCAGTATCAGATGCGAACTTCAACAGAGACAACCCAGGGTACGACTGAGCGTGTGAACCACAAGCTTGGTTCGATGATTCAGGCCATTCGCACCCAACTGGAAGATCTCGATCAGGCCAAGATCGCTGCCGATCACATGCGCATAACGCTGCAACAACTGGAGACCTCTGCAACCGAACAGATCGGCGTGGCCCAGCAGGAAGTGGAACGAATCGGTGACAAAATGACCCAAATCTCAGGAGCGGTATCGGATACCAACCGTACCATCCTGTCCTTCATAGATACGATGAAAGAAATTTACCGTGCACTGGCTGTCATTGATGAAATTTCAGCTCAGACCAACCTGCTGGCTCTGAATGCCACCATTGAAGCTGCACGCGTGGGAGAACATGGCCAAGGCTTCTCAGTCGTGGCAGGGGAAATCCGTAAGCTGGCCGAGTTGTCCCGCTCTTCAACTGAAAATATTCATCAGATTCTGGACCGAATCTCAACGGCAGCAGGAGCCGCATCTCAATTAATCACAGAGGGAGATCAGGTACTTGCTGAAGGAACAACACTGGTTCAGGCCGCTTCGCAACTTCTGCAAAATGCTACCGCTGAAGAACCTGAGCGCACGCAAGTCGTGGATCAAGTGGTCATGCTGATGGAGAATATTGCTGCAATCAGCCATCAAAATCGGGCGACTTCTGCTGAGGTAGAAGCAGAGATGATGGAGCTGATCCGTGATATGTTGCAGGTTCAGCATTCTTCTCATAATGTGGAAGTCATTACTGTCTTTCTGCAACAACTCGTGGGTCAATTCCATCTGAATCACCCCGCCAAAAATGCTGTCATCTGACGTCATCGTTGACGCGGATTGGAGAAATAGCTAAAATTTGATGCAACTGTTCCTTTTGAAATTGTCGTATCATTTATAATAGAAGATTTCCAATCTGAACCGATGAAAGGGTGGTCTGCATGGAACTGCTTCAGGATTCATTTGGCCGGATACATGACTACATCCGTATTTCTGTTACGGACCGCTGTAATTTACGCTGTGTGTACTGCATGCCTGCAGAGGGTATGGAGTTTGCTCCACATGATGAGATTATGAGCTACGAAGAAATAGCACAGGTGCTGAAGGTACTTGCCCCGATGGGCATGCGCAAAGTCCGACTCACCGGGGGCGAACCGTTGGTACGCAAGGATCTGCACAAGCTCATCAGCATGATCTCGGCGATTGACGGGATTGACGATATTGCCCTGACTACCAACGCTCTTCTGCTG
This window contains:
- a CDS encoding ABC transporter ATP-binding protein — its product is MSSAPSATVPEACHIDVDHVSVVFGTGTQQVTALSDVTFQIQSNEFASLLGPSGCGKSTLLRLVGDLLQPTSGTVRIAGQEPERARLQRQFGIVFQTPALFDWRTVRHNVELPLELLGTRRKECRRISGELLEMVGLTRFADHYPWQLSGGMQQRVSIARALALDPPLLLMDEPFSALDEFTKEKLQLELLEIKRSTGKTFLFVTHSIPEAVFLSDRIIVLSAHPGQVHSIHSVNLPSERHSELRETEAFYHMITTIRNCFYEERDDSHVPAIL
- a CDS encoding methyl-accepting chemotaxis protein; its protein translation is MMFDWLGWRKGLPLWRSYRLNAHMKEDVEQIFEGIAETRRQLMMDWADEQWNHLDRLLQQIQSVQLPDVLQDSQQLSKLDAWFQSSYIRAVDSTELFMLNEQNQVVFSTYKKHIGQIYENYEALIGPGLKYSRADRHGKKCLYGPYSDPLTLDIGPRSSAFHDDVTLLFINPILQEGRYVGSLCSRVPGDVLGDLIQRESGHIYPDSGDNYLFMAESILRPHLQPGTALSRSRFEDRTFTHGENLKDGVTTEWGIVSVKEHTELELMFTDPSTGELHPGVANTIQNGSNLFVAFPGYSDYRHISVIGKGITFQLPHCPDRWGMMCEGDLEEVYRIRSIGWRQFKQHSLFTLLSGVAGAALVYAFTGSGWSAAAMAVFNVLFGFYTALQLHRTQYRRVHEDLRRISRFIRINAEGRGDLTQRLNTSAFAQDESGELAKWINNMIDSLEGIMLKVQLATVDVMDNQYQMRTSTETTQGTTERVNHKLGSMIQAIRTQLEDLDQAKIAADHMRITLQQLETSATEQIGVAQQEVERIGDKMTQISGAVSDTNRTILSFIDTMKEIYRALAVIDEISAQTNLLALNATIEAARVGEHGQGFSVVAGEIRKLAELSRSSTENIHQILDRISTAAGAASQLITEGDQVLAEGTTLVQAASQLLQNATAEEPERTQVVDQVVMLMENIAAISHQNRATSAEVEAEMMELIRDMLQVQHSSHNVEVITVFLQQLVGQFHLNHPAKNAVI